The proteins below are encoded in one region of Bacillus vallismortis:
- a CDS encoding bile acid:sodium symporter family transporter, with protein MDIIRKISHFAGQTFGIWVIVFAVLGFSFPSFFTWISSYITILLGIIMFGMGLTLQAGDFKELLRKPWHVMVGVILQYTIMPLVAFGLAFGLHLPAEIAVGVILVGCCPGGTASNVMTFLAKGNTALSVAVTTISTLLAPVLTPILIMVFAKEWLPVSPGSLFISILQAVLFPIIAGVIVKMFFRKQVEKAIHTLPLVSVIGIVAIVSAVVSGNREHLLQSGLLIFSVVILHNGIGYVLGFLCAKLYKLDYPSQKAIAIEVGMQNSGLGAALATAHFAPLSAVPSAMFSVWHNLSGSMLATYWSKKAKKKQTAPNSNLSL; from the coding sequence ATGGACATCATTAGAAAAATAAGTCATTTCGCGGGACAAACCTTCGGTATATGGGTCATTGTTTTTGCCGTGCTGGGGTTTTCTTTCCCGTCTTTTTTTACATGGATTAGTTCTTATATTACGATTCTTCTTGGCATTATCATGTTTGGAATGGGTCTTACACTGCAAGCCGGTGATTTCAAAGAGCTCCTCAGAAAACCTTGGCATGTCATGGTTGGGGTGATTTTACAGTATACCATCATGCCGCTTGTTGCTTTCGGTCTGGCATTTGGGCTGCACCTTCCAGCAGAAATCGCAGTGGGTGTTATTCTTGTCGGCTGCTGTCCTGGCGGCACAGCCTCGAATGTCATGACTTTCTTAGCAAAAGGAAATACAGCTCTTTCTGTTGCTGTTACAACAATTTCCACCTTATTGGCGCCCGTTTTAACACCGATTTTGATTATGGTGTTTGCCAAGGAATGGCTTCCTGTCTCTCCGGGGTCTTTATTTATTTCAATCTTGCAGGCTGTGTTATTTCCGATCATTGCAGGCGTGATCGTCAAAATGTTTTTCAGAAAACAAGTGGAAAAAGCCATACATACCCTTCCGCTTGTTTCTGTCATTGGCATCGTTGCGATTGTCTCAGCTGTCGTCAGCGGCAACCGGGAACATCTGCTTCAATCTGGGCTGCTCATTTTTTCTGTTGTCATTCTGCATAACGGTATCGGTTATGTGCTTGGATTTCTTTGCGCAAAGCTTTACAAATTGGATTATCCATCTCAAAAAGCGATTGCAATCGAAGTCGGCATGCAAAATTCAGGACTTGGGGCCGCACTTGCCACGGCTCATTTCGCACCGTTATCTGCCGTACCTAGCGCGATGTTCAGTGTGTGGCATAACCTTTCAGGCTCCATGCTTGCAACGTACTGGTCAAAGAAAGCGAAAAAGAAACAAACTGCACCTAACAGCAATCTGTCACTTTAA
- a CDS encoding sodium-dependent transporter, which yields MKEANQWSSKLGFILAAAGSAIGLGAIWKFPYVAGTSGGGAFLLIFILFTVLIGLPLLFGEFIIGRKTQKDAVQSYKTLAPGTKWHWIGYLGMATCFILLSFYSVVGGWILIYITKGFTGGLTKTSGFDTIFASTISNPYLAVGGQLLFMVVTILVVAKGVSSGIEKASQVLMPALFILFLILMVRSVTLDGAMEGLKFFLMPDITAIDANTILYAMGQSFFLLSVGVSVMVTYSSYLEKQENLVQSAVSVTVLNMLVAVMAGIAIFPAVFSFGLKPDQGPVLLFNVLPTVFNQMPFGIIFLLAFLILFLFAALTSAFSMLEILVAVLSKGDVNKRKRFAWVGGIAIFIVGVPSALSYGVLSDVTIFHLSIFDAADYLVSNILMPLGALLISIFVPLKIPKQDLFDELKSGSNLKRKWFAVWLLLIRYLSPVAIIIVFLHVIGIF from the coding sequence GTGAAGGAAGCAAATCAATGGTCTTCGAAGCTCGGCTTTATTTTGGCTGCGGCAGGATCAGCTATCGGGCTTGGTGCGATATGGAAATTTCCATATGTAGCGGGCACCAGCGGTGGAGGCGCATTTTTACTTATTTTTATTTTATTTACGGTTTTAATCGGACTGCCTTTATTGTTTGGTGAATTCATCATAGGCAGAAAAACACAGAAAGATGCCGTTCAATCCTATAAAACACTCGCTCCGGGGACGAAGTGGCATTGGATCGGTTATTTAGGCATGGCGACGTGCTTTATTCTTTTATCTTTCTACAGCGTCGTCGGCGGGTGGATTTTAATTTATATTACAAAAGGTTTTACTGGCGGTTTAACGAAAACATCTGGTTTTGATACGATATTTGCTAGTACAATTTCAAATCCTTATTTGGCTGTAGGAGGCCAACTGCTCTTTATGGTGGTGACCATTTTAGTAGTTGCCAAAGGGGTAAGCAGCGGAATTGAAAAAGCCAGCCAAGTGTTAATGCCGGCGCTTTTTATATTATTTCTCATATTAATGGTGCGTTCTGTCACACTTGATGGCGCGATGGAAGGGCTCAAGTTTTTCCTGATGCCCGACATAACAGCAATTGATGCCAATACGATTTTATATGCGATGGGCCAATCCTTTTTCTTATTAAGTGTCGGCGTATCTGTCATGGTAACGTATAGCTCTTATTTAGAAAAACAGGAAAATCTTGTGCAGTCTGCTGTATCCGTAACGGTATTGAACATGCTTGTTGCTGTCATGGCCGGAATTGCGATTTTTCCAGCTGTATTTTCATTCGGCCTCAAACCAGACCAAGGGCCTGTGCTGTTATTTAACGTGCTGCCGACTGTGTTTAATCAAATGCCGTTTGGAATTATCTTTTTATTAGCATTTTTAATTTTATTTTTATTTGCGGCACTCACATCCGCTTTTTCAATGCTGGAAATTCTGGTCGCAGTGCTTTCTAAAGGCGATGTCAATAAGAGAAAACGATTCGCTTGGGTAGGCGGAATTGCTATTTTTATTGTCGGTGTGCCGTCTGCACTATCATACGGTGTCTTAAGTGACGTTACTATTTTTCACTTGTCTATTTTTGATGCGGCCGACTATCTTGTCAGCAATATCTTAATGCCGTTAGGCGCGTTATTGATTTCTATATTTGTTCCTTTAAAAATACCGAAACAGGATTTGTTTGACGAGCTAAAAAGCGGGTCCAATTTGAAACGAAAGTGGTTTGCGGTTTGGCTCCTGCTCATTCGTTATCTATCTCCTGTTGCCATTATCATCGTATTTTTGCATGTGATCGGCATTTTTTAA
- a CDS encoding superoxide dismutase, with protein MKRESYQTEMFNWCEALKDQIQKRGQLDQFEDQIDKMIAALEDDQTTEDDWYKQAAALYRDITESEDTSERRAYVPIGKHVLPKLPYKYSALEPYISRDIMVLHHTKHHQSYVDGLNKAETELKKARASKNYDLITHWERELAFHGAGHYLHSIFWFSMHPNGKRRPTGALFQMIDLSFGSYSAFKEHFTQAAKKVEGVGWAILVWAPRSGRLEILAAEKHQLFSQWDVIPLLALDVWEHAYYLQYKNDRASYVDHWWNVVDWREPEKRFQQAKEVVWKLY; from the coding sequence ATGAAACGTGAATCTTATCAAACAGAAATGTTCAATTGGTGTGAAGCCTTGAAGGACCAGATTCAAAAGCGAGGACAGCTTGATCAGTTTGAAGATCAAATTGACAAGATGATTGCAGCATTGGAAGATGACCAAACAACAGAAGATGATTGGTATAAGCAGGCCGCTGCCCTTTATCGGGATATTACAGAATCAGAGGATACAAGTGAAAGACGCGCGTACGTCCCTATAGGAAAACATGTGCTGCCGAAGCTTCCGTACAAATATTCCGCTTTAGAACCTTATATTTCACGCGACATTATGGTCCTTCACCATACGAAGCATCACCAAAGCTATGTTGACGGCCTGAATAAAGCAGAAACAGAGCTTAAAAAAGCAAGAGCATCAAAGAATTATGACTTGATCACTCATTGGGAAAGAGAGCTTGCATTCCATGGAGCAGGCCATTATTTGCACAGCATTTTCTGGTTTTCGATGCATCCAAACGGAAAACGGCGTCCTACCGGGGCATTGTTCCAAATGATTGATCTTTCATTTGGAAGCTATTCCGCTTTTAAAGAACATTTTACTCAGGCCGCTAAAAAAGTGGAGGGTGTCGGCTGGGCCATTCTGGTCTGGGCGCCTCGGTCGGGACGGCTGGAGATTTTAGCCGCAGAAAAGCACCAGCTCTTCAGCCAATGGGATGTGATCCCTCTTTTAGCGCTTGACGTATGGGAACACGCGTATTATTTGCAATATAAAAATGACCGGGCGAGCTATGTCGATCACTGGTGGAATGTCGTGGATTGGCGCGAGCCAGAAAAACGGTTCCAGCAGGCAAAAGAAGTCGTTTGGAAACTCTATTAA
- a CDS encoding prenyltransferase/squalene oxidase repeat-containing protein, which produces MGTLQENVRRFQKKTVLELKDRQNADGSWTFCFEGPIMTNSFFILLLTSLDEGENEKELISALAAGIRQKQQPDGTFINYPDESSGHITATVQGYVGMLASGCFLRSDPLMKKAEQFIISHGGLRHVHFMTKWMLAANGLYPWPVLYLPLSLMALPPTLPVHFYQFSTYARIHFAPMAVTLNQRFVLKNRNIPSLRHLDPHMTKNPFTWLRSDASEERDLTSILSHWKHIFHAPFAFQQLGLQTAKTYMLDRIEKDGTLYSYASATIFMVYSLLSLGVSRHSPAIRKALKGIKSLVTQCSGIPYLENSTSTVWDTALISYALQKNGVTETDGSIAKAAAFLLKRQHTKIADWSVKNSGSAPGGWGFSNINTNNPDCDDTAAALKAIPRSYSPSAWGRGVSWLLSMQNNDGGFSAFEKNVNHPLIRLLPLESAEDAAVDPSTADLTGRVLHFLGKKAGFTEKHQLIQRAVNWLFEHQEQNGSWYGRWGVCYIYGTWAALTGLHACGVDRKHPAIQKSLRWLKSIQLDDGSWGESCKSAEVKTYVPLNRGTIVQTAWALDALLTYENPEHPSVVKGMHYLTDSSSHGADSLAYPTGIGLPKQFYIRYHSYPYVFSLQAVGRYLNSIKKETANET; this is translated from the coding sequence ATGGGCACACTTCAGGAGAATGTCAGGCGTTTTCAAAAGAAAACCGTTTTAGAGTTAAAAGACCGGCAAAATGCTGACGGTTCGTGGACATTTTGTTTTGAAGGACCAATCATGACAAATTCATTTTTTATTTTGCTCCTCACCTCACTCGATGAAGGCGAGAATGAAAAAGAACTGATATCAGCGCTTGCGGCCGGCATTCGTCAAAAACAGCAGCCCGATGGCACATTCATCAATTATCCCGATGAATCGAGCGGACATATAACGGCTACCGTACAAGGATATGTCGGGATGCTGGCTTCAGGGTGTTTTCTTAGATCTGACCCGCTTATGAAGAAGGCAGAACAATTTATCATCTCACATGGCGGTTTGAGGCATGTTCATTTTATGACAAAATGGATGCTTGCCGCAAACGGGCTCTACCCTTGGCCTGTATTGTATTTACCATTATCGCTCATGGCGCTCCCGCCAACATTACCGGTTCATTTTTATCAATTCAGCACCTATGCCCGCATTCATTTCGCTCCTATGGCTGTAACACTCAATCAGCGATTTGTCCTTAAAAACCGCAACATTCCATCCCTGCGCCATCTCGATCCGCACATGACAAAAAACCCTTTCACTTGGCTTCGATCTGATGCTTCTGAAGAAAGAGATCTCACATCTATTTTGTCACATTGGAAACACATTTTTCATGCACCATTTGCTTTTCAGCAGTTGGGCTTACAGACAGCTAAAACATATATGCTGGACCGGATTGAAAAAGACGGAACATTATACAGCTACGCGAGCGCAACCATATTTATGGTTTACAGCCTTCTGTCACTTGGTGTGTCGCGGCACTCGCCTGCCATAAGAAAGGCATTGAAAGGCATCAAATCGTTAGTGACACAGTGCAGCGGGATTCCTTATCTGGAAAACTCCACTTCCACTGTTTGGGATACGGCACTGATCAGCTATGCCCTTCAAAAAAACGGCGTGACTGAAACTGACGGCTCTATTGCAAAAGCAGCTGCCTTTTTGCTGAAACGCCAGCATACGAAAATAGCAGATTGGTCTGTCAAAAATTCAGGTTCAGCCCCTGGCGGGTGGGGATTTTCAAACATCAATACAAACAACCCTGACTGTGACGATACGGCTGCGGCATTAAAAGCGATCCCCCGCAGTTATTCTCCTTCAGCTTGGGGGCGAGGAGTATCTTGGCTATTATCGATGCAAAACAATGACGGCGGATTTTCAGCTTTTGAGAAAAATGTGAACCATCCTCTGATACGCCTTCTCCCGCTTGAATCCGCCGAGGACGCGGCAGTTGACCCTTCAACCGCCGACCTTACCGGACGTGTGCTGCACTTTTTAGGCAAGAAAGCCGGATTCACAGAAAAACATCAACTTATTCAGCGCGCAGTGAACTGGCTTTTCGAACATCAAGAACAAAATGGGTCATGGTACGGGAGATGGGGGGTTTGCTATATTTACGGCACATGGGCTGCTCTTACGGGGCTGCATGCCTGCGGGGTTGACCGGAAGCACCCTGCAATACAAAAGAGCCTTCGCTGGCTCAAATCCATTCAGCTAGATGATGGCAGCTGGGGAGAATCATGCAAAAGCGCCGAAGTCAAAACGTACGTTCCGCTTAATAGAGGAACAATTGTACAGACGGCCTGGGCTTTAGACGCTTTGCTCACATACGAAAATCCCGAACACCCCTCTGTTGTGAAAGGTATGCATTACCTTACTGACAGCAGTTCTCATGGCGCCGATAGTCTGGCTTATCCAACAGGGATCGGATTGCCAAAGCAATTTTATATCCGCTATCACAGTTATCCATATGTATTCTCTTTGCAGGCTGTCGGGAGATATTTGAATTCTATTAAAAAGGAGACAGCAAATGAAACGTGA
- the dhaS gene encoding aldehyde dehydrogenase DhaS has translation MSSLTMQVTKRLETFLQGTKKLYIDGKFVPSDSGATFDTPNPATGETLITLYEAQAADVDKAVKAARKAFDQGEWRTMSSASRSRLMYKLADLMEEHKTELAQLETLDNGKPINETTNGDIPLAIEHMRYYAGWCTKITGQTIPVSGAYFNYTRHEPVGVVGQIIPWNFPLLMAMWKMGAALATGCTIVLKPAEQTPLSALYLAELIDEAGFPDGVINIIPGFGEDAGEALTNHEAVDKIAFTGSTEIGKKIMSTAAKSIKRVTLELGGKSPNILLPDANLKKAIPGALNGVMFNQGQVCCAGSRVFIHKDQYDQVVDEMASYAESLRQGAGLHKDTQIGPLVSKEQHERVLSYIQKGKDEGAKAVTGGSCPFEEGYFVAPTVFANVEDEMTIAKEEIFGPVLTAIPYDTVDEVIERANHSEYGLAAGLWTENVKHAHYIADRLQAGTVWVNCYNVFDAASPFGGYKQSGLGREMGSYALDNYTEVKSVWIHLED, from the coding sequence ATGAGTTCTTTAACGATGCAAGTGACGAAAAGGCTGGAGACATTTTTACAGGGAACCAAGAAGCTGTACATTGATGGAAAGTTTGTTCCGAGTGACTCAGGGGCAACCTTTGACACTCCCAATCCGGCGACCGGCGAAACCTTGATAACGCTTTATGAAGCCCAGGCTGCGGATGTCGACAAAGCGGTTAAAGCTGCCCGCAAAGCCTTTGACCAAGGTGAATGGAGAACCATGTCTTCAGCTTCGAGAAGCAGACTGATGTATAAGCTGGCAGACTTAATGGAAGAGCATAAAACAGAACTTGCTCAGCTTGAAACGCTTGATAACGGAAAACCGATAAATGAAACGACGAATGGAGATATTCCGCTCGCTATTGAACATATGCGCTATTACGCCGGCTGGTGTACAAAAATAACTGGACAGACGATTCCGGTTTCCGGCGCCTATTTTAATTATACGCGCCATGAGCCTGTCGGCGTCGTCGGCCAGATCATTCCATGGAATTTCCCGCTTCTGATGGCGATGTGGAAAATGGGTGCGGCTCTTGCAACAGGCTGTACAATCGTGCTCAAACCGGCTGAACAGACACCGCTTTCAGCTCTTTACTTGGCAGAGTTAATTGACGAAGCCGGCTTCCCTGACGGTGTCATCAATATTATTCCGGGATTCGGTGAGGATGCGGGAGAAGCGCTGACGAACCATGAAGCGGTTGATAAAATTGCCTTTACCGGTTCCACTGAAATCGGAAAGAAAATCATGTCGACCGCTGCGAAAAGCATTAAGCGGGTTACATTGGAGCTGGGCGGAAAATCACCTAATATTCTTTTGCCTGATGCGAATTTGAAAAAAGCAATCCCAGGCGCTTTAAATGGTGTGATGTTTAACCAGGGCCAAGTCTGCTGTGCGGGTTCGCGCGTTTTCATTCATAAAGACCAATATGATCAAGTTGTTGATGAGATGGCATCCTATGCTGAATCACTCCGCCAAGGAGCTGGACTTCATAAGGATACACAAATCGGGCCTCTCGTAAGCAAGGAACAGCACGAACGCGTTCTTTCCTACATTCAAAAAGGCAAAGACGAAGGGGCAAAAGCAGTGACTGGCGGAAGCTGCCCTTTTGAAGAAGGGTATTTTGTCGCACCGACAGTGTTTGCGAATGTTGAAGACGAGATGACCATCGCAAAAGAAGAGATTTTCGGGCCGGTGCTGACTGCGATTCCGTATGATACAGTCGATGAAGTCATTGAGCGAGCAAATCATTCAGAATATGGACTTGCGGCTGGATTGTGGACTGAGAACGTCAAGCATGCCCACTATATAGCGGACCGCCTTCAAGCGGGAACCGTCTGGGTGAACTGCTATAATGTGTTTGACGCGGCGTCTCCATTTGGCGGTTATAAACAGTCAGGGCTCGGACGTGAAATGGGTTCATATGCCTTGGATAACTACACAGAAGTCAAAAGTGTCTGGATTCATCTCGAAGACTAA
- a CDS encoding DUF6501 family protein, whose translation MIHNNWLEKETIKKVKCVQTNAKKYIVNRVLTPGKEYEVKNETEEFLFVIDNTNKVGGYYKEYFEEM comes from the coding sequence ATGATTCATAACAATTGGTTAGAAAAAGAAACCATCAAAAAGGTAAAATGTGTCCAGACAAACGCAAAAAAATATATCGTAAACCGCGTGTTAACGCCGGGAAAAGAATATGAAGTGAAAAACGAAACAGAGGAGTTTCTCTTTGTCATCGACAATACGAATAAAGTCGGCGGCTATTATAAAGAATACTTCGAGGAGATGTAA
- a CDS encoding PH domain-containing protein, producing the protein MGIFSVNRSTDAKKLEALLVEGERIESIYKLRVDQICFTNKRIIFFDNKMFSKKKVRVFLPYKTIESFAIQEAGMFDPDTGLLLMTRSKTFELEFAKDTDLSEVQAVLTKHLCS; encoded by the coding sequence TTGGGTATTTTTTCTGTTAACAGATCAACGGACGCAAAGAAGCTTGAAGCTTTGCTCGTTGAAGGGGAAAGAATAGAATCGATTTATAAGCTCCGGGTTGACCAAATTTGCTTTACAAATAAACGGATTATTTTCTTTGACAATAAGATGTTTTCTAAAAAGAAAGTTCGTGTATTTCTACCATATAAAACAATTGAAAGCTTTGCGATCCAAGAAGCGGGCATGTTTGATCCAGACACTGGACTTTTATTGATGACAAGAAGTAAAACCTTTGAATTAGAATTTGCGAAAGACACCGATTTAAGCGAAGTTCAAGCTGTGCTGACAAAGCACTTATGCAGCTGA
- a CDS encoding TraR/DksA family transcriptional regulator produces the protein MTLTKEQKQHLYHKLLDMKKELSDGKKETESMTEEVGELTNGVDNHMGDHGTLVTDRMTDQTVREIDRELLEEVNHALQKMKDGTYGVCEKTGRDIPYERLEAVPYARMTVEAQANTEDDLETDAPSFEREFHEQVKDLSNEETVDQKSSQTYEILDREQDSK, from the coding sequence ATGACACTGACAAAAGAACAAAAACAGCATCTCTACCATAAATTACTCGATATGAAAAAGGAATTGTCTGACGGGAAAAAGGAAACAGAATCAATGACGGAAGAAGTGGGGGAGCTAACGAACGGAGTTGACAACCATATGGGGGATCACGGCACACTTGTCACAGACCGGATGACAGACCAAACGGTGAGAGAAATTGACCGGGAGCTTTTAGAGGAGGTCAATCATGCGTTACAAAAAATGAAAGACGGAACGTATGGTGTGTGTGAAAAAACGGGCCGAGACATTCCTTATGAAAGGCTTGAAGCCGTTCCCTATGCAAGAATGACAGTAGAAGCTCAAGCAAATACGGAGGATGATTTGGAGACAGATGCTCCGTCATTTGAAAGAGAGTTTCACGAACAGGTAAAAGATTTATCCAATGAAGAAACAGTTGATCAAAAAAGCTCACAAACGTATGAAATTTTGGATCGAGAACAAGATTCGAAGTGA
- the azoJ gene encoding FMN-dependent NADH-azoreductase AzoJ, translated as MSTVLFVKSSDRTAEEGVSTKLYEAFLAAYKENNPADEVVELDLHKENLPYLGRDMINGTFKAGQGMDMTEEEKKQAAIADKYLNQFVKADKVVFAFPLWNFTVPAVLHTYVDYLSRAGVTFKYTQEGPVGLMGDKKVALLNARGGIYSEGPMAALEMSLNFMKTVLGFWGVQDLHTVVIEGHNAAPDQAQAIVEKGLQEAKDLAAKF; from the coding sequence ATGTCTACAGTATTATTTGTAAAATCAAGCGATCGTACAGCTGAAGAGGGCGTTTCAACTAAACTTTACGAAGCTTTCTTAGCTGCTTATAAAGAAAACAACCCTGCTGATGAAGTGGTTGAATTAGATCTTCATAAAGAAAACCTTCCTTACCTTGGAAGAGATATGATTAACGGAACGTTTAAAGCAGGTCAAGGAATGGACATGACAGAAGAAGAGAAAAAACAAGCAGCAATCGCTGACAAATATCTCAATCAGTTTGTAAAAGCTGACAAAGTTGTTTTCGCATTCCCGCTTTGGAACTTCACAGTGCCGGCAGTGCTTCATACTTATGTTGATTACCTGTCTCGTGCAGGCGTTACATTCAAATACACACAAGAAGGGCCAGTTGGTTTAATGGGCGACAAAAAAGTTGCGCTTCTTAACGCGCGCGGCGGCATTTACTCTGAAGGACCAATGGCTGCACTTGAAATGTCATTAAACTTCATGAAAACAGTTCTTGGTTTCTGGGGCGTTCAAGACTTGCACACAGTTGTCATCGAAGGACATAACGCAGCGCCTGATCAAGCGCAAGCAATTGTTGAAAAAGGATTACAAGAAGCAAAAGATCTTGCTGCAAAATTCTAA
- the recQ gene encoding DNA helicase RecQ, protein MLHRAQSLLAHYFGYEKLRNGQEEAIRSVTEVRQNTACIMPTGGGKSICYQIPALMFEGTTIVISPLISLMKDQVDALEEAGISAAYINSTQSNQEIYGRLNGLKEGAYKLFYITPERLTSAEFIRILQGIDVPLVAIDEAHCISQWGHDFRPSYRNIEILFRELHDKPVIMALTATATPEVHEDICKQLHIHKENTVYTGFSRDNLTFKVAKGENKDRFIDEYVQQNKHEAGIIYTATRKEADRIYEKLKRNQIRAGRYHGGLADDVRKEQQERFLNDELQVMVATSAFGMGIDKSNIRFVLHAQIPKDMESYYQEAGRAGRDGLESECVLLFSPQDIMVQRFLIEQSEHEEKQKQDLKKLRQMVNYCHTEDCLQRFILMYFGEKEPDACGHCGNCTDTRTAHDVTREAQMVLSCIIRMKERFGKMMVAQVLAGSKNKKVLENGFTDLSTYGILKHQSVGEISDFIEFLISDDFIRMSDGTFPTLIVSSKGSNVLRGELSVTRKEAIKAAAITENDELFERLRMVRKEIAAEQGVPPFVVFSDQTLKEMSGKQPVNDEELLSIKGVGEQKRAKYGRLFLQEIQAYARVTD, encoded by the coding sequence ATGTTACATAGAGCCCAATCCCTTCTGGCTCATTATTTTGGCTACGAAAAGCTTCGCAACGGCCAAGAAGAAGCGATCCGCTCGGTGACGGAAGTGAGGCAAAACACAGCCTGCATTATGCCGACGGGAGGAGGGAAATCAATTTGCTATCAAATTCCCGCCCTGATGTTTGAAGGAACGACGATTGTCATTTCGCCGTTGATTTCCTTGATGAAGGATCAAGTCGATGCGTTAGAAGAAGCGGGGATCAGCGCCGCCTATATCAACAGCACACAATCCAACCAGGAAATATATGGAAGGCTGAACGGGCTTAAAGAAGGGGCTTATAAACTCTTTTACATTACACCGGAGCGATTAACATCCGCTGAGTTTATTCGGATTTTACAGGGGATTGATGTGCCCTTAGTCGCAATAGACGAGGCACACTGTATTTCTCAATGGGGACACGATTTCAGGCCAAGCTACAGGAATATTGAAATATTGTTCCGAGAATTACATGACAAACCTGTCATCATGGCATTAACAGCAACGGCAACACCCGAGGTCCATGAGGATATCTGCAAACAGCTTCATATTCATAAAGAAAATACGGTCTATACCGGATTTTCCCGTGACAATCTAACGTTTAAAGTAGCAAAAGGAGAAAATAAGGACCGTTTTATTGATGAATATGTGCAGCAAAACAAACATGAAGCAGGCATTATTTATACAGCGACCCGAAAAGAAGCTGATCGGATTTATGAGAAACTGAAACGAAACCAGATTCGTGCAGGGCGGTATCACGGGGGCTTGGCTGACGATGTGAGAAAAGAGCAGCAGGAGAGGTTTCTTAATGATGAGCTGCAGGTTATGGTGGCAACCTCTGCTTTTGGAATGGGCATTGATAAATCAAATATAAGATTTGTTTTGCATGCCCAAATTCCGAAAGATATGGAAAGCTACTATCAAGAGGCTGGACGAGCTGGGCGGGACGGTCTTGAAAGCGAATGTGTTCTCCTGTTTTCGCCGCAAGATATTATGGTGCAGCGTTTTTTAATTGAACAATCAGAACATGAAGAGAAACAAAAGCAGGATCTAAAAAAACTGAGACAAATGGTCAACTATTGTCACACGGAAGATTGTCTACAGCGTTTTATTCTTATGTATTTCGGAGAAAAGGAGCCTGATGCGTGCGGACACTGCGGGAACTGCACCGATACAAGGACGGCCCATGACGTGACGCGAGAGGCGCAAATGGTCTTATCGTGTATCATTCGCATGAAAGAACGATTTGGCAAGATGATGGTTGCCCAGGTGCTGGCCGGGTCTAAAAATAAAAAAGTTCTTGAAAACGGCTTTACCGATCTCTCAACATACGGGATATTAAAACACCAATCAGTAGGGGAAATCAGTGACTTTATCGAATTTCTGATTTCTGACGATTTCATTAGGATGTCAGATGGAACATTTCCGACTCTTATAGTCAGCAGTAAAGGAAGCAATGTACTGAGAGGGGAATTATCTGTAACAAGAAAAGAAGCAATAAAAGCGGCTGCGATTACTGAAAATGATGAACTGTTTGAGCGTCTGCGGATGGTTCGCAAAGAAATTGCAGCAGAGCAGGGGGTTCCGCCATTTGTCGTTTTCTCTGACCAAACATTAAAAGAAATGTCAGGCAAACAGCCTGTAAATGACGAGGAACTTTTGTCAATAAAAGGAGTCGGTGAACAAAAAAGAGCAAAATACGGCCGGCTTTTTTTACAGGAAATACAAGCTTATGCAAGAGTGACAGACTAA